One part of the Quercus lobata isolate SW786 chromosome 7, ValleyOak3.0 Primary Assembly, whole genome shotgun sequence genome encodes these proteins:
- the LOC115952893 gene encoding putative F-box protein At3g24700: METRTEYLPEEILTDILLRLPVKSLMRFRLVCKSWFTLLKNPNFIATHLNYSSAYNCNHLLVHTQAENHTISLLSNKTLNVTLKIDSPRTPKVVEREVIVGSCNGLVCLSRDSEIVLWNPATKEHKVLPTPSISTECRSIGFGFHVEDYKVVRMVNSNYLVSGKITPKVEVYSTSSGSWRVINAIIPCYVEQRKCSVVLKGVPYWLGFGPICPNTIFVPRREVLRDEFVLSFDMGNEVFLQVDVPGAKDYHYKYSKKLGVYNESVAIMYYPSYEKDIRFIELWVMKDHVVDECWVQVLRIGPFSTLWTPLGCWENGVVILQNHKDELLLYDPIIGKAEAVPTNGAPMFSTSIATYMESLVPVDGGNKDLKETKFV, from the coding sequence ATGGAAACAAGGACAGAGTATTTGCCAGAAGAAATACTCACAGACATTCTCTTGAGGCTACCAGTCAAGTCCTTGATGCGATTCAGGTTGGTATGCAAATCTTGGTTTACCTTGTTGAAAAATCCAAACTTTATTGCCACCCATCTCAATTACTCATCGGCCTATAATTGCAATCACCTACTTGTTCACACTCAAGCCGAAAACCATACCATCTCATTGCTATCAAACAAAACACTCAACGTTACACTCAAGATAGATAGTCCTAGAACTCCAAAAGTAGTAGAACGTGAAGTAATTGTTGGTTCATGTAATGGCTTAGTCTGTTTGTCCCGGGACTCAGAGATTGTCTTATGGAACCCTGCAACAAAAGAACACAAGGTTCTACCTACACCAAGCATTAGCACCGAGTGCAGGTCTATAGGATTTGGTTTTCATGTTGAGGATTACAAGGTTGTGAGGATGGTGAATTCTAATTACCTAGTTAGTGGTAAAATTACTCCCAAAGTTGAAGTGTACTCTACGAGTTCAGGTTCTTGGAGAGTGATAAATGCAATTATACCCTGTTATGTTGAACAGAGAAAGTGTTCGGTAGTCCTCAAAGGAGTGCCATATTGGTTGGGGTTTGGACCCATTTGTCCAAACACAATCTTTGTACCTCGAAGAGAGGTGCTTCGTGATGAGTTTGTCTTGTCCTTTGACATGGGCAATGAGGTTTTTCTACAGGTTGATGTGCCTGGTGCTAAAGATTATCACTATAAGTATAGCAAGAAACTTGGGGTATACAATGAATCTGTTGCTATAATGTATTATCCTTCTTATGAAAAAGATATCAGATTTATTGAACTTTGGGTGATGAAGGACCATGTTGTTGATGAGTGTTGGGTTCAAGTACTTAGAATTGGACCTTTCTCAACTCTTTGGACTCCATTGGGGTGTTGGGAAAATGGGGTGGTCATATTGCAGAATCATAAGGATGAGTTGTTACTATATGACCCCATTATTGGCAAAGCAGAGGCAGTTCCAACTAATGGAGCTCCAATGTTTTCTACCAGCATTGCAACTTACATGGAGAGCCTAGTTCCAGTGGATGGAGGAAACAAAGATCTGAAGGAGACTAAATTTGTGTGA
- the LOC115952894 gene encoding probable aquaporin PIP1-4 — translation MEGKEEDVRLGANRYRERQPIGTAAQSQDTKDYQEPPPAPIFEPGELSSWSFYRAGIAEFVATFLFLYITVLTVMGVNKSPSKCSTVGIQGIAWAFGGMIFALVYCTAGISGGHINPAVTFGLLLARKLSLTRAVFYMIMQCLGAICGAAVVKGFQKNQYERLGGGANTISHGYTKGDGLGAEIVGTFVLVYTVFSATDAKRNARDSHVPILAPLPIGFAVFLVHLATIPITGTGINPARSLGAALIYNKDLAWDDHWIFWVGPFIGAALAALYHQIVIRAIPFKSK, via the exons ATGGaaggaaaggaagaagatgTGAGGTTGGGAGCTAATAGGTACAGAGAGAGGCAGCCTATTGGAACAGCAGCTCAAAGCCAAGACACCAAGGACTATCAGGAGCCACCTCCAGCTCCTATCTTTGAGCCTGGGGAGTTATCATCATGGTCCTTTTACAGGGCAGGCATAGCAGAGTTTGTGGCCACATTCTTGTTCCTTTACATCACTGTTTTAACAGTGATGGGTGTGAACAAATCTCCTAGTAAGTGTTCTACTGTGGGTATTCAAGGCATAGCTTGGGCTTTTGGTGGGATGATCTTTGCTCTTGTCTATTGTACTGCTGGCATTTCAG GGGGTCATATTAACCCAGCAGTGACTTTTGGGCTGTTGTTGGCAAGGAAGCTCTCGCTGACCAGGGCTGTGTTTTACATGATAATGCAATGCTTGGGAGCTATCTGTGGTGCTGCTGTGGTAAAGGGCTTCCAAAAAAACCAGTACGAGAGGCTTGGTGGTGGAGCCAATACCATCAGCCATGGATATACCAAGGGTGATGGCCTTGGAGCAGAGATTGTTGGCACCTTTGTGCTTGTCTACACTGTCTTCTCTGCCACTGATGCCAAGCGAAATGCCCGGGATTCCCATGTTCCT ATCTTGGCACCACTGCCTATTGGGTTTGCAGTGTTTCTGGTTCACTTGGCCACCATTCCTATCACAGGAACTGGTATCAACCCAGCTAGGAGTCTTGGTGCAGCCCTCATTTACAACAAGGACCTTGCTTGGGATGACCAT TGGATATTCTGGGTTGGACCATTCATTGGGGCAGCACTTGCTGCTTTGTACCATCAGATAGTGATCAGGGCCATCCCGTTCAAGTCAAAGTGA